A window from uncultured Anaeromusa sp. encodes these proteins:
- a CDS encoding LptF/LptG family permease, with product MRILDKYILKELLGPFVFGVCSFSSIFIGTSTLFRIAQYVTKYGASLPSVIKLFIYSLPSIIVLTFPMSMLLAALLAFGRLSASSELTAMKSGGISFARLAAPVFIVAFFVSVFAVAFNEKVVPAANEAYRYTVQNEIEKNTKPKAQDHVIIKDIEQGKITRLTYARKFDEETSSMNAVTVQEFENDQVVRIQNAEKAVWNEGRWEMEHGVIHDLTPDGGLNRTIRFDKQLLPIDKAPKDISREQKEPAEMTIRELKLHINALKREYVKTGTYEVELHQRFTIPLASFVFALIGTPLGLAPHRSSSSIGLGISIVVIFIYYTIMTITTALGQGGAIPAILAAWIPNLVGILAGAWLIWRKSR from the coding sequence ATGCGCATTTTAGATAAATACATTCTGAAGGAATTATTAGGCCCTTTTGTATTCGGCGTTTGCTCGTTTTCCAGTATTTTTATCGGCACAAGCACGCTGTTTCGTATTGCTCAATATGTAACTAAATACGGCGCCAGCTTGCCGAGTGTAATAAAGCTGTTTATTTATAGCTTGCCTAGTATTATTGTTTTGACCTTTCCCATGTCCATGCTGTTGGCGGCGTTGCTGGCTTTTGGACGGCTGTCGGCATCCAGCGAATTGACGGCAATGAAATCTGGCGGCATTAGCTTTGCCAGATTGGCAGCGCCTGTGTTTATTGTCGCTTTTTTTGTCAGCGTCTTTGCAGTAGCTTTTAATGAAAAAGTGGTACCGGCGGCCAACGAAGCGTATCGGTATACTGTGCAGAATGAAATCGAAAAGAATACCAAACCCAAGGCGCAAGATCATGTTATCATTAAAGATATCGAGCAGGGGAAAATTACCCGCTTGACCTATGCCCGTAAATTTGATGAAGAAACAAGCAGTATGAATGCTGTTACCGTACAAGAATTTGAAAATGATCAAGTGGTTCGCATTCAAAACGCTGAAAAAGCTGTTTGGAATGAAGGCCGTTGGGAAATGGAGCATGGCGTTATTCACGATTTAACGCCGGACGGCGGTTTGAATCGAACGATTCGTTTTGATAAGCAACTTTTACCAATCGATAAAGCCCCCAAGGATATTTCAAGGGAGCAAAAAGAACCAGCGGAAATGACCATTCGAGAACTAAAGCTGCATATTAATGCTTTGAAGAGAGAATACGTGAAGACAGGGACCTATGAGGTGGAGCTGCACCAACGCTTTACGATTCCCTTGGCTTCCTTTGTCTTTGCTTTGATCGGCACTCCCTTGGGCTTGGCCCCGCATCGCTCCAGTTCCTCCATCGGCTTGGGCATCAGCATTGTCGTCATTTTTATCTACTATACTATCATGACCATTACTACCGCGTTGGGACAAGGCGGTGCTATTCCAGCTATACTGGCGGCGTGGATTCCCAATCTTGTCGGCATCCTTGCTGGTGCGTGGCTCATCTGGCGTAAATCCAGGTAA
- the lptC gene encoding LPS export ABC transporter periplasmic protein LptC translates to MKKGRWLLISFMAASVLFGAYYLWREEFPDPPKEVVQTEEEPIFMEGNTISESKDGKLVWEVTAQSMRGSKNSQEITLQNVRGVFYRPQGGTVILTAPVGVYVPKEQTLRFTGDVKAVSSDGDTFVAKEMGWLAKEERIYGQGQAQLNRKESQVSGDRIESDRDFQKSKVIGNARYVKQ, encoded by the coding sequence ATGAAAAAGGGCCGCTGGCTTTTAATAAGTTTTATGGCTGCTAGCGTGCTTTTTGGCGCGTACTATTTATGGCGTGAAGAGTTCCCGGATCCGCCGAAGGAAGTAGTCCAAACGGAAGAAGAACCCATCTTCATGGAGGGAAACACCATTTCCGAAAGCAAGGACGGTAAGCTGGTCTGGGAAGTGACGGCGCAGAGCATGCGGGGCAGCAAAAATAGCCAGGAGATTACCCTGCAGAATGTGCGTGGTGTTTTCTACCGACCGCAAGGAGGAACCGTGATTTTGACAGCGCCAGTGGGCGTGTATGTTCCTAAAGAACAAACTCTGCGTTTTACAGGAGATGTCAAAGCGGTATCCAGTGATGGCGACACTTTTGTAGCAAAAGAAATGGGCTGGCTTGCGAAAGAAGAGCGTATTTACGGGCAAGGGCAAGCGCAGCTTAACCGCAAGGAATCACAAGTCAGTGGCGACCGCATTGAAAGTGACCGGGATTTTCAAAAATCTAAGGTTATTGGCAATGCCCGTTATGTGAAGCAATAG
- a CDS encoding LptA/OstA family protein yields the protein MKFWKSKKMAMALALALVCSSSLLALAAPGEKTEVTADTFDYDSATGMVLAKGGVKVVRGQQTMTGQTVEYNSKTQDAHVSGGNGVQVTGPDLNMTSVELWSVGGKQLIAQGNVVAVKGDKRLIGPRVEYFQESEIAITPQGGTIFMTDGNMTADHIQAFLKEDRAIGTGNVHIVSEARKLDATSDLATYYGEKSGQDRSKIIMTGNARAVQDGNVLVGNTLNLYLDDKAMEGTGRARLVITNPNPSTGASQTKPAESTDTNE from the coding sequence ATGAAATTCTGGAAAAGTAAAAAAATGGCAATGGCCTTGGCGTTAGCGCTAGTCTGCAGCAGTTCGCTTCTAGCGCTGGCGGCGCCGGGAGAAAAGACTGAAGTAACGGCCGATACCTTTGATTACGATTCGGCAACAGGCATGGTACTAGCCAAGGGGGGCGTAAAGGTTGTACGCGGCCAGCAAACCATGACCGGACAGACAGTAGAATACAACAGCAAAACCCAAGACGCTCATGTCAGCGGCGGCAATGGTGTGCAGGTAACCGGACCGGATTTGAATATGACATCCGTGGAATTGTGGTCTGTAGGCGGCAAGCAGCTCATTGCGCAGGGCAATGTAGTGGCTGTAAAAGGGGACAAGCGGCTAATCGGCCCGCGTGTGGAATATTTCCAGGAAAGTGAAATCGCCATTACGCCGCAGGGTGGAACCATTTTTATGACGGATGGCAATATGACGGCGGATCATATCCAAGCGTTCCTTAAGGAAGACCGGGCCATAGGTACGGGTAATGTACACATTGTCAGCGAGGCGCGCAAGTTGGACGCTACGTCTGATTTGGCTACGTATTATGGCGAAAAAAGCGGTCAAGATCGCAGCAAGATCATCATGACCGGCAACGCCAGAGCTGTTCAGGACGGCAATGTACTTGTCGGTAATACGCTGAATCTGTACTTGGACGACAAAGCCATGGAAGGCACTGGACGCGCCCGGCTAGTCATTACCAACCCTAACCCCAGCACCGGCGCTTCGCAGACCAAACCAGCGGAGTCGACTGATACGAATGAGTGA
- a CDS encoding 3-deoxy-D-manno-octulosonic acid transferase, which produces MRFFYNLMTVILVIAAMPVFAYRCLRQEGFAERLRQSFGCLPAHALDKVAHKNCIWLHAASVGEIVATSPLVKELKKAMPGTPVLVSVVTASGYSMAKRILTDVDGLIFFPLDLPWLPRRVLAQVRPQAFLLVETELWPNFLYAARQYKIPVMMVNGRISDRSVKRYHYLKGILRDMLDTVERFCMQSAIDEQYIIQLGADPHRVVVTGNTKFDQTYTHVSPEEREGLKRELTLTGHEPILVAGSTHEGEEEILLTAFLKVRQQYPQAALILAPREILRVDELVKLCLTKGLPVRRRTQQANQGGQGSVVILDTIGELGRIYSVGDVVFVGGSLVAHGGHNILEPAAHGKAILIGPHMFNFKETYALFSGRQACSTVCDAQELTETVLHLLQDSKERQRMEALTLDIVRENKGASRRSICYLQELLQK; this is translated from the coding sequence ATGCGCTTTTTTTACAATCTCATGACTGTTATACTAGTGATAGCCGCCATGCCGGTATTTGCCTATCGGTGCCTCCGGCAAGAAGGCTTTGCCGAACGATTGCGCCAAAGTTTCGGTTGTTTGCCGGCGCATGCGCTGGATAAAGTGGCGCATAAAAACTGCATTTGGCTGCATGCGGCGTCAGTAGGCGAGATTGTTGCTACCAGCCCTTTGGTGAAAGAACTGAAGAAAGCCATGCCGGGAACGCCTGTGTTGGTATCGGTTGTCACAGCCAGCGGGTATTCCATGGCCAAACGCATTCTGACGGATGTGGACGGACTGATCTTTTTTCCCTTGGATTTACCATGGTTGCCGCGCAGAGTGCTTGCCCAAGTTCGGCCTCAAGCTTTTTTGTTGGTAGAAACCGAGCTATGGCCCAATTTCTTGTATGCGGCTAGACAATACAAGATTCCGGTAATGATGGTAAACGGGCGAATTAGTGATCGTAGCGTGAAACGGTATCATTATCTTAAAGGTATTTTGCGGGACATGCTGGATACAGTGGAACGTTTTTGCATGCAATCTGCGATTGATGAGCAATATATTATTCAACTAGGCGCTGACCCGCATAGAGTGGTAGTAACAGGCAACACCAAGTTTGACCAGACCTACACGCATGTATCGCCTGAAGAAAGAGAAGGTTTGAAAAGAGAGCTGACTCTTACAGGACATGAGCCGATATTGGTTGCCGGCAGCACGCATGAGGGTGAAGAGGAAATATTGCTTACGGCTTTTTTAAAGGTGCGGCAACAATATCCTCAAGCGGCCTTAATTTTAGCGCCCCGAGAAATTTTACGCGTAGATGAGTTAGTGAAGCTCTGTTTGACTAAGGGCTTGCCTGTACGTCGTCGTACGCAACAAGCCAATCAGGGCGGTCAAGGCAGCGTGGTTATTCTGGATACTATTGGGGAATTAGGACGCATTTATAGTGTTGGTGACGTTGTCTTTGTCGGCGGCAGCTTGGTGGCTCATGGAGGTCATAACATTTTAGAACCGGCGGCGCATGGCAAGGCAATTTTGATCGGTCCTCATATGTTCAATTTTAAAGAAACGTATGCTTTATTTTCTGGACGGCAGGCGTGTAGTACGGTCTGTGATGCGCAGGAGCTAACAGAAACCGTGTTGCATTTGCTGCAAGACAGCAAGGAGCGCCAGCGCATGGAAGCGTTGACTCTGGATATTGTCCGCGAAAATAAGGGGGCTTCTCGGCGAAGCATTTGCTATTTGCAGGAACTTTTGCAAAAATAG
- the kdsA gene encoding 3-deoxy-8-phosphooctulonate synthase, translated as MHTVKIGSLELGAQRPIALIAGPCVIEDYERTLRIGRGIKAITERLGMPYIFKASFDKANRSSYNSFRGPGLEEGLGMLQKIKTELGLPVLSDIHEITQVEPAAKVLDVLQIPAFLSRQTDLLFAAGKSGVAVNVKKGQFLAPNDMKNVVRKLEEAGCENILLTERGFSLGYNNLVVDMRALPIMRSFGYPVVFDATHSVQLPGGAGTASAGQREYVGHLARAAAAVGVDALFLEVHDNPEEALCDGPNMVYLDQLEELLLDIQAIDGIARKHK; from the coding sequence ATGCATACTGTGAAAATTGGTTCTTTGGAGCTTGGCGCACAGCGCCCGATCGCTCTGATTGCAGGGCCTTGCGTAATTGAAGACTACGAACGGACACTTCGTATTGGCCGCGGGATCAAGGCCATTACAGAACGCCTAGGCATGCCGTATATTTTCAAAGCATCCTTTGATAAAGCCAACCGTTCTTCCTATAATTCCTTCCGCGGACCGGGATTGGAAGAAGGACTTGGCATGCTTCAAAAAATTAAAACCGAATTAGGCTTGCCTGTTTTGAGTGATATTCATGAAATTACCCAAGTAGAGCCGGCTGCTAAAGTGCTGGACGTCTTGCAGATTCCGGCTTTTCTCTCGCGGCAGACGGATTTGCTCTTTGCAGCCGGGAAAAGCGGCGTTGCCGTCAATGTGAAAAAAGGACAGTTCTTGGCGCCCAATGATATGAAAAACGTTGTGCGTAAGCTCGAAGAAGCAGGCTGTGAAAATATTTTACTTACGGAACGCGGTTTTAGCTTAGGTTATAACAATTTAGTTGTTGATATGCGGGCCTTGCCGATTATGCGCTCCTTTGGCTATCCCGTTGTGTTTGACGCGACCCATAGCGTGCAATTACCAGGCGGGGCGGGCACGGCGTCAGCGGGGCAGCGCGAATATGTCGGACATTTAGCCAGAGCTGCGGCTGCGGTCGGTGTGGATGCTTTATTTTTAGAAGTGCATGACAATCCGGAAGAGGCGTTATGCGACGGGCCGAACATGGTGTATCTGGATCAATTGGAAGAACTGCTTCTTGATATCCAGGCTATTGACGGCATTGCTAGAAAACATAAATAA
- a CDS encoding lysophospholipid acyltransferase family protein — MSNEWQYHLLKALSRLICLLPYACVVKLGRSLGFLYWYIAPKQRRRGIRQMKERLGLSQEAAAAVMRRLCGNLGQTFLEIMFTPKLDAQRISQLVEIENRQYLEDAVARGHGVVFLTAHIGNWEWLGAALSMAGFPMTSVIKRQPNDQHTRLLNEYRERVGIEIFARGTTELIGAAKAMKKGKILGFLADQDAGVDGLFLDFFGKPASTPLGPAVFARKFKAPVMPVFIVHKPDYSGHRVLIYPPLEYENTGEEKEDLRRLTLKMTQLLEEVIREHPDEWIWFQKRWNTKVDGSCEEA, encoded by the coding sequence ATGAGCAATGAATGGCAATATCATTTGTTGAAAGCGCTGAGTCGGCTGATTTGTTTGCTGCCGTATGCATGCGTTGTCAAGTTGGGACGCTCCTTAGGCTTTTTGTATTGGTACATTGCCCCCAAGCAGCGACGTCGTGGTATTCGGCAAATGAAAGAACGCCTCGGACTCTCCCAAGAAGCTGCTGCTGCAGTAATGAGACGACTTTGCGGTAACCTGGGACAGACCTTTTTGGAAATTATGTTTACACCGAAACTGGATGCGCAACGAATTTCCCAGCTCGTGGAGATTGAAAACCGACAGTATTTAGAAGACGCTGTAGCCAGAGGGCACGGAGTAGTCTTTTTAACCGCTCATATCGGCAATTGGGAATGGCTGGGAGCGGCCTTGTCTATGGCTGGGTTTCCGATGACAAGCGTAATCAAGCGCCAGCCGAATGATCAGCATACCCGGCTGCTCAATGAATATCGAGAGCGAGTGGGCATCGAAATTTTTGCCCGGGGAACGACGGAACTGATCGGGGCGGCTAAGGCGATGAAAAAGGGGAAAATTCTAGGATTTTTGGCAGACCAAGACGCTGGCGTTGATGGCCTTTTCCTGGATTTTTTCGGAAAACCGGCTTCGACGCCTCTGGGGCCGGCTGTTTTTGCACGCAAGTTTAAAGCGCCGGTGATGCCTGTATTTATCGTGCATAAACCAGATTATAGCGGCCATAGGGTGCTGATTTATCCTCCATTGGAATACGAAAATACGGGAGAAGAAAAAGAAGACTTGCGGCGGTTGACTTTGAAAATGACGCAGTTATTGGAAGAAGTTATTCGGGAACATCCTGATGAATGGATTTGGTTCCAAAAGCGTTGGAATACTAAGGTGGATGGGAGCTGTGAAGAAGCATGA
- the kdsB gene encoding 3-deoxy-manno-octulosonate cytidylyltransferase: MKTVCVIPARYASTRLPGKPLALLAGKPMIQHVYEQAVQARGVQEVLVATDDERIVKAVEVFGGQAILTSSAHPTGTDRLAEVARKYTDADIIINVQGDEPLVEPQVIEALAAAFVERPALQMATLCTPLLPEEAAQDSVVKVVLDQKGYAMYFSRSLIPFPRKPGLVQAYKHLGLYGYRRDFLLEYAAMKPTPLEQTESLEQLRALEYGHKILVLPTEHASVGVDTPEDLKRVEAILLSRGK, from the coding sequence ATGAAAACCGTATGTGTGATTCCGGCGCGTTATGCATCCACAAGGCTGCCGGGAAAGCCGCTGGCGTTGTTGGCGGGTAAGCCGATGATTCAGCATGTATACGAACAAGCCGTCCAAGCGCGGGGGGTTCAAGAAGTTTTGGTAGCTACGGATGACGAACGCATTGTAAAAGCGGTAGAAGTCTTCGGCGGCCAGGCGATATTGACCTCTAGCGCTCATCCTACAGGAACGGACCGGTTGGCGGAAGTGGCCCGTAAATACACGGATGCGGATATTATCATCAATGTTCAAGGTGATGAGCCCCTCGTGGAACCGCAAGTTATTGAAGCCTTGGCAGCAGCTTTTGTAGAGCGACCTGCTTTGCAAATGGCTACCTTGTGCACGCCCCTGCTGCCGGAAGAAGCGGCGCAGGACAGCGTGGTCAAAGTGGTGCTGGATCAGAAAGGCTATGCTATGTATTTCTCGCGTTCTTTGATTCCCTTTCCCCGTAAACCAGGCTTGGTTCAAGCCTATAAACACCTGGGCCTTTACGGATATCGGCGTGATTTTTTGTTGGAATACGCGGCGATGAAGCCGACTCCCTTGGAGCAAACGGAATCGCTCGAACAGCTGCGGGCGCTGGAATATGGTCATAAAATTCTGGTTCTCCCTACCGAACACGCCTCCGTTGGCGTCGATACGCCGGAAGACCTCAAACGCGTGGAAGCAATCCTGCTGAGCAGGGGGAAATGA
- a CDS encoding HAD hydrolase family protein, giving the protein MDIPIKQTNDANARASKVRLVVFDVDGVLTSGQIAIGKDGEVMKEFFVQDGLGIAVTQRAGIKTAIITGRESEMVRLRSAELKICDVYQGTLDKQTALRELMDKHGLGVEEVAYVGDDLNDLPALVQVGFACGVANSVPEVAQRCHYISAHRGGGGGVRDILEFILRSQGLWDGIVQSYVEGSGQQHTRQ; this is encoded by the coding sequence ATGGATATACCAATCAAGCAGACGAATGACGCAAACGCCCGAGCTTCCAAGGTGCGGCTGGTGGTTTTTGATGTGGATGGCGTGCTGACAAGCGGCCAAATTGCCATCGGCAAAGATGGCGAAGTAATGAAAGAATTTTTCGTGCAAGACGGCTTGGGCATTGCGGTGACGCAGCGTGCAGGAATCAAAACGGCCATCATTACAGGGCGGGAAAGTGAAATGGTTCGCTTGCGCAGCGCTGAACTAAAAATTTGCGATGTTTATCAAGGGACGCTGGACAAACAGACGGCTTTGCGGGAATTGATGGATAAGCATGGTCTGGGCGTAGAAGAGGTTGCGTATGTGGGCGATGATTTAAACGATCTTCCTGCCTTAGTACAGGTGGGATTTGCCTGCGGCGTGGCTAACTCGGTACCTGAGGTAGCGCAGCGTTGTCATTACATTTCCGCACATCGCGGCGGCGGCGGCGGCGTGCGAGATATTTTGGAGTTTATTTTGCGCAGCCAGGGCCTTTGGGATGGGATTGTCCAATCCTATGTGGAGGGCAGCGGCCAGCAGCATACTCGTCAGTAG
- the lptB gene encoding LPS export ABC transporter ATP-binding protein, producing the protein MYIQANNLVKSYKGRAVVDGVSIRVDQGSIVGLLGPNGAGKTTTFYMIVGLEKPDQGSVVIDGEDVAKLPMHVRSSYGLGYLPQEASIFRKLSVEDNLMAILEVTPLTASERKEKLESLLKEFHVEHVRDRLGSQLSGGERRRVEIARALATEPKFILLDEPFAGVDPIAVADIQEIISYLKERGIGILITDHNVRETLSIVDRAYILNNGRILIDGDRETIANSDIARKFYLGENFSL; encoded by the coding sequence ATGTATATCCAAGCCAATAATTTGGTAAAAAGCTATAAGGGACGCGCTGTGGTGGATGGCGTCAGCATTCGGGTAGACCAGGGATCGATAGTGGGATTGCTGGGACCCAACGGCGCCGGGAAAACCACCACGTTTTATATGATTGTTGGCTTGGAGAAACCGGATCAGGGCAGTGTCGTGATCGACGGCGAAGATGTGGCGAAACTGCCTATGCATGTTCGTTCCAGCTATGGTCTGGGATATTTGCCGCAAGAAGCTTCCATTTTTCGCAAGCTTTCGGTAGAAGACAATTTAATGGCTATTTTGGAAGTTACCCCTCTTACTGCGTCGGAACGCAAAGAAAAACTAGAAAGCTTGCTGAAGGAATTTCATGTAGAGCATGTGCGTGATCGCCTAGGGTCGCAGCTTTCTGGAGGCGAACGACGCCGGGTGGAGATTGCCCGGGCCTTAGCGACAGAGCCCAAGTTTATTCTCTTGGATGAACCTTTTGCTGGTGTTGACCCTATTGCTGTGGCGGATATTCAGGAAATTATCAGCTATCTTAAAGAACGAGGCATTGGCATTTTAATTACCGATCATAATGTGCGGGAAACCCTTAGCATTGTCGATCGAGCTTATATTTTGAATAATGGTCGAATTTTAATTGACGGTGACCGTGAAACCATCGCCAATAGCGATATAGCCCGCAAATTTTATTTGGGTGAAAATTTCAGTTTGTAA
- a CDS encoding pre-16S rRNA-processing nuclease YqgF has translation MIAAVDPGREKCGVAVVALDGSIEKRLVVPTPALQEEIASILADGRIQVLLCGDGTGSAAQAAMLQELAAQHKVQFLVVDEKHTTEQARKLYWQQQPPQGWRRLLPTTMQTPPVPVDDYVAVLLAWKYQKNEN, from the coding sequence ATGATTGCAGCAGTGGATCCGGGGAGGGAGAAATGCGGCGTAGCCGTAGTGGCTTTAGATGGCTCTATCGAGAAGCGGCTCGTTGTGCCGACCCCGGCATTGCAAGAAGAAATAGCCTCAATTTTGGCTGACGGCAGGATTCAAGTCCTCCTTTGCGGCGACGGCACTGGTTCGGCGGCGCAAGCAGCTATGCTGCAAGAACTGGCAGCGCAGCATAAGGTGCAATTTCTCGTCGTGGATGAAAAGCATACAACAGAGCAAGCACGCAAATTGTACTGGCAGCAACAGCCTCCCCAAGGCTGGCGGCGCTTACTGCCTACCACTATGCAAACTCCGCCTGTACCGGTAGACGACTACGTGGCCGTCCTCCTGGCCTGGAAGTACCAGAAGAACGAAAATTGA
- the lpxK gene encoding tetraacyldisaccharide 4'-kinase, with protein sequence MRQREAIQAYLYQLVHGKETGILGKLILLFLRVSSWLYGAGLTFKLNLYRWGLRKRYKLPCKVISLGNVTVGGTGKTPTAQRLAAIIRDMGYRVVLLNRGYRAKWRGTVGLVSDGKRTFMTASEAGDEAFLLAKNLPGVPVVIGRNRAITGEYAVRELKAQVVILDDGYQHWQLMRDLDIVLIDTLNVFGNRYLLPRGTLREPLAHLDRAHACLLTKVDQSSPDTREIIRSTVHQYNQDAAIIESVHQPRHCIEIREWYQGHPPQKMPLSEIAGVKVMALSAIGNPSSFEQTISDIGACVVASARYEDHHDYTMAEMQQVMQEAVEAGVKAIITTEKDAVKIPAEFIHSDRPLPVYILGIELRFMDGCYEQLLELIRRVVEGEKREV encoded by the coding sequence ATGCGCCAACGAGAAGCGATTCAGGCATATTTATATCAATTAGTACATGGGAAGGAAACAGGAATACTGGGAAAGCTTATCTTGCTATTCTTGCGTGTTTCTTCCTGGCTTTACGGCGCCGGTCTGACTTTCAAGCTCAACTTGTATCGGTGGGGCTTACGAAAGCGGTATAAGCTTCCCTGTAAAGTCATTAGCTTAGGCAACGTTACCGTAGGCGGCACAGGCAAGACGCCGACGGCGCAACGGTTGGCGGCGATTATTCGCGATATGGGCTATCGGGTCGTGCTTTTGAATAGGGGTTACCGGGCGAAGTGGCGGGGCACCGTAGGGCTTGTTTCCGATGGAAAGCGAACCTTTATGACGGCCAGCGAAGCCGGCGACGAAGCGTTTTTATTAGCTAAAAATCTGCCGGGCGTGCCGGTCGTAATCGGGCGGAACCGAGCGATTACCGGCGAATATGCCGTTAGAGAGTTGAAGGCACAGGTTGTCATTTTGGATGATGGCTACCAGCATTGGCAGCTTATGCGGGATTTGGATATTGTTTTGATTGATACGTTGAATGTATTTGGCAATCGTTATTTGCTGCCGCGCGGCACTTTGCGAGAACCCTTGGCCCATCTGGATAGAGCCCATGCTTGTTTGCTGACCAAAGTAGACCAATCCAGTCCGGATACGAGGGAGATTATCCGCAGTACAGTGCATCAATACAATCAGGATGCGGCGATTATTGAAAGCGTACATCAACCAAGGCATTGTATTGAAATACGAGAATGGTACCAAGGTCATCCGCCGCAAAAAATGCCTCTTTCTGAAATCGCAGGAGTCAAGGTCATGGCGCTTTCCGCTATTGGCAATCCTTCTTCCTTTGAACAAACTATTTCCGACATCGGCGCCTGTGTGGTTGCTTCCGCTCGGTATGAGGACCACCATGACTATACGATGGCGGAAATGCAGCAGGTCATGCAAGAAGCGGTGGAAGCCGGTGTAAAAGCCATTATTACAACCGAAAAAGACGCCGTAAAGATACCGGCGGAATTTATTCACTCGGATCGTCCTTTGCCCGTCTATATTTTAGGGATTGAATTGCGGTTTATGGACGGTTGCTACGAACAACTCTTGGAGCTCATTCGCCGAGTGGTGGAAGGGGAGAAACGAGAAGTATGA
- a CDS encoding DUF3084 domain-containing protein produces MDGIILILVLILMGGAIAFIGDRLGSKVGKKKLTLFGLRPKHTSTVVTIVTGILIVTATFGILTAVSQDVRTALFGMEKLKAQMVELQNEAKLSQEAYDKAKVSLAEKTAEFAAVSDQVEKMNQRLAAVRQELQQAVAEKDRAVDALAASQGEVNRLQAQQQDLEEKIQELNRNKGKLETNLEELQEIAAKLQTGIRVVREGAIVFQAGEVLASRSVDPRESQEQLRQELEAFLRETNAQLLQRLNIDKDLGLLVISQREFDTTIDEIRKVDSPRILRVVAAGNTVYGEPVFGALQLYSNQLVFAKGTTLLQEEMQAIAEDSGANEGAIILFLKQVNALSVRQGVLPDPISGMVGSLPANQLYETAAKMSRLGGRVELSAVTIEDVHTAGPVRIELRVRAIK; encoded by the coding sequence ATGGACGGTATTATTTTGATTTTAGTGCTGATTTTAATGGGCGGAGCCATTGCTTTTATCGGAGATCGCCTAGGGTCGAAGGTCGGTAAGAAGAAGCTGACCTTGTTCGGTTTGCGTCCCAAGCATACTTCCACAGTAGTAACGATTGTCACCGGGATTTTGATTGTTACCGCTACCTTTGGTATTTTGACGGCTGTGTCACAGGATGTGCGCACGGCGCTTTTTGGCATGGAAAAACTGAAAGCACAAATGGTGGAGCTGCAGAATGAAGCGAAGCTTAGTCAGGAAGCTTACGACAAGGCAAAAGTCAGTTTGGCCGAGAAAACTGCCGAGTTTGCTGCAGTTAGTGATCAAGTAGAAAAAATGAACCAACGCTTAGCGGCGGTACGACAAGAGCTGCAGCAGGCTGTGGCCGAAAAAGATCGGGCCGTGGACGCTTTAGCTGCCTCGCAGGGAGAAGTAAACCGCCTTCAGGCGCAGCAGCAAGACTTGGAAGAAAAAATCCAAGAGTTGAATCGTAATAAAGGGAAATTGGAAACTAACTTGGAAGAACTGCAAGAAATTGCCGCCAAATTGCAAACCGGCATTCGCGTAGTTCGCGAAGGGGCTATTGTCTTCCAGGCAGGAGAGGTGCTGGCTTCGCGGTCGGTTGATCCTCGCGAATCGCAGGAACAACTGCGTCAAGAATTGGAAGCTTTTTTGCGTGAAACCAATGCGCAGCTTTTGCAGCGCTTGAATATTGATAAAGACCTGGGCTTACTCGTGATAAGCCAGCGTGAGTTTGATACGACGATTGATGAAATACGAAAAGTCGACTCGCCGCGCATTCTGCGCGTAGTGGCGGCAGGAAATACGGTTTACGGGGAGCCCGTATTCGGGGCGTTGCAATTGTACTCAAATCAGCTTGTCTTCGCTAAAGGTACGACTCTTTTGCAAGAAGAAATGCAGGCGATCGCAGAGGACTCCGGGGCCAATGAAGGGGCCATTATTCTCTTTTTGAAACAAGTTAATGCTCTTTCCGTGCGCCAAGGAGTGCTGCCGGACCCGATTTCAGGCATGGTAGGCTCGTTGCCAGCCAATCAGCTGTACGAAACGGCGGCTAAAATGAGCCGCCTCGGCGGACGCGTGGAGCTTTCGGCGGTTACTATAGAAGATGTGCATACTGCAGGCCCCGTGCGTATTGAACTCCGTGTCCGGGCTATAAAGTAA